CACGCCCGTGCCGACTTTGCGGCCCTTCTCGGAGCGGTTATTCCAGTGCAGGTACCCTTGCCGGAACAAATCGCCGGAATTCCCACGGATAGATTGTTCCATCTCCCCGTTGTACCCGAATTTCTGCTCGAAATGCGTCACGTAGGTCGCGATGGCGCTAAAGATGTAGACCTCGGCCGTGTAAGGCATCGAAGATTTCACGCTGATGGCAGAAATCGAATCCGGCAGGAGTTCCCAACCATAGCCATCCGGCGGTATCCACTGCGGCGTCTCGCCTATGCCGCTCACTGCTTGCAGCGGGCGCAGTTCGCCAAGGTAAAGCTTGCCGTCCTTACCATCAATCTTGATTCCGCCGCGCCCCAGGGAGTTGCCCGCCAGGTCTTCGTAGCTCGCTTCGGGAGCCGTCAAAAGGCAGAAGCCCTCCTTGACCAGATAACCGTCCAGCAGCACCGTCCACTGTTGGCCATTCTCGCGAATAATCGGGTTCCCTTTCAGGCTTAGAGGGAGCGAGGCGGTATCCTCGCATGATTTTGAATAACGGAACAGATTCTCCCATCCCCGCTCGTTACCGACATTCTTGATCGGTTCGGACATCCAGATAACCAATGTATCTGGCGGGATTTCGAGATTCGGGTCCATGAACTCCTTGAGGCCCATTTTTCCGGGGAACTTGGTCGCCTTCGTCGGGACCGCGCCCACCTTGTCGCGGAGCATCACGTTCTCTATCTTGTCGGAATACACGGTCGTAAAGGCGAGGAAAGGCTTCCTTACCGTATCGGCCTTGGTCAACCCGTACTTGTACGGGGCGTTGATGTAGCCCTCGAACCACTTGTCGTCCGAGCGGTTCTGTTTCATCATCCCGGCAGGCACATAGCGCCATTCGCCGCGGTTCGAGTTCCAGAAAATCGAATCCACGCCCGACATGTTGTTGCGGCGCGCTTCCTTGAAGTGGACACGCACGTAGTCGGCTCGCCCATCCAAGTCCTTGTCGTAAATTTCGGCGGTGTCGGCGATGAGCGAGTACACGATGGAGTCGCGGGGCGACGGCGTGAGCGAATCGATAGTGACCGTACTCGAATCGGAAGGGTTCGTGCTTGTATCCCGAGGGAGCGAATCTTTTGGTATCGAGTCGACAACATTCGAATCTACCGGTTCCGGGATAAATTCCTTCACTTCGCAGGCGTCAGTAGTCAAAAAACCGGTTTCAGGATAACGAACAGACGCCCCTAGGGCATCCGTAACGCGAAGGTAGTATCTGAAACCGGTATATTCTGTGATATTCATGGGGACCTTGGTTGTCCAAGTGTCGTTCTCGATTGTGTAGGAGAATGGATGAGTCTGGTAGATGTAAGCGTTTAAACCGCTGTAGTACAGGACCGCACTGTGAATCCCGTTATTATCGCTCATCCGGAAGGAAAATGTCTTGAGTTCACTTGTAGAATCTTCACAAGCAATCGTAAAGGAATCAATGACGGGAATATCGTTGCCAATGAAAATTGTGTAGGGTTCCATGGCAGGGGTCTGGATACTTGGAGATTTGCCCTGTTGCCCGGCCGTGTCCGTCGCGACGATGTAGAAATCTATTCCTGGAACGACAGCCTGATTTGCCGGGACCGTGTATTCCCAAAGGCTGTCCCTGACATGCCGCATGGCATACGAAGTAAATTGCGCATTCACCGTACTGGAATTCCGCAAGAAAACATTCGCATTCTTAATTTGCAACGACGTCGTGATATAAGCCGATATTGTGATGGAAGAATTCGCTTGCTGTGAATTTTTTATCAAGTTCCACGTTGCATCTGTAAGTGAAACCCTTGGCGGCAGTGAATTTTCGTTCCATTGGAGGGAATCTTTCGTCGTAATTTTGTTGAACTCCATGCTGATGATGACATTGTGCGTATCCCCATTTTGCAGCGTATCGGGACTCTCGTAGCAGACAACATATTGAGAAAGGGAATTATCTCGCATCGCCGCGTAGATACCGGCCAATTCACTTGCGTTATTCGCAAATGTGTATATTCCGTCCGTTCCTTTTGCCAAGGGCTCTAACGGCATTGTTGATTGGACTCCAACTCCAATCGTGTGTATGGTCGTTTTTTTGCGTTTTGCAATACTGATGGCAGAATCCAGCTTAAGATTATCCTGGGCATCGTTTGCACCATCAGAGAAGACAATGACCATTGTAGGATTGGTCTCATTTACAATTTGATCCAAACCAGCGCATGTTCCTTCTATAATATTTGTTCCACCCGTTGCCGCGAGGCTATCCACTGCCCGGAGCAGCAAAGTCTTATTCGAGGTCATTGTCTGGCGGACCTTCGTGCCACCATCGAACCCAACAATGGCTGTCCTATCGTATGGTGTCATGTCGTTGATGAACGCCCTAATAGATTCCTTGGCGCTCTCGATGCTACGGCCTTGCATAGAACCGCTCTCGTCAACAACAATGACGACGGAGATTCCAGTGACATTGTTG
Above is a genomic segment from uncultured Fibrobacter sp. containing:
- a CDS encoding VWA domain-containing protein; the encoded protein is MTIEGEPTPYRANIGDTVPVTFKKSLAVGENFVRWEIVSGSGTFIDTTADSTGFIPSTNSVVLRRVTRQVPIYEIDENGTVLYFDKNSAKIPNGLYGIRMCFQAGASSHYLFTFTFHQRAFGVSNYGTDSTFTTMIPRGTGDIPVTGKFYITVQPNSKNYLFYYLANISGIYQTLRDSSTVSILPTYTIDISASEGGNAYIDSAGTWVTSYSRSADKVTSKIYATPGVDYKFDHWEVTSGNCTVSNKKNENTSVVGAQGDCKVKAVFKQGNVYAITDSPIKYDFTDNLYAKQVTNGKSGVRFSFTAPSAGSYTIIISNLRFQNTLEYIRYSSANFSTSVDSTKFIGTLAKTLNLTAGQTVYITIANTIQKDNPFYINYATHSYKLTLSSDSNGKAIPTNGYATAFINSKYSISAQGNEGYHFSDWEIVSGTPVIDDKSQPNTFVMISGDIELKAHFKKSSMYKLSETKQKFNFKENYYNESSQSAIRFTWTPADSTPFALRFEAIDSVYVLVRDYGTDGSFTKPLASFWTKGSSAFNFTSEPNTPHYFTIQDSSSSIPDKSFNVWIATPFILNVTASKGGSVNPAGKQPTILKEKVILTAWAHGGYKFDSWKIVEGNANLSSTKEFRSTLTTTDSLCTVKAVFKEDELAKPMINISQFDLGNYPEICANVVVTDLNSGRSFQGLTSEDLVLTQDGQVIQPQITTINNVTGISVVIVVDESGSMQGRSIESAKESIRAFINDMTPYDRTAIVGFDGGTKVRQTMTSNKTLLLRAVDSLAATGGTNIIEGTCAGLDQIVNETNPTMVIVFSDGANDAQDNLKLDSAISIAKRKKTTIHTIGVGVQSTMPLEPLAKGTDGIYTFANNASELAGIYAAMRDNSLSQYVVCYESPDTLQNGDTHNVIISMEFNKITTKDSLQWNENSLPPRVSLTDATWNLIKNSQQANSSITISAYITTSLQIKNANVFLRNSSTVNAQFTSYAMRHVRDSLWEYTVPANQAVVPGIDFYIVATDTAGQQGKSPSIQTPAMEPYTIFIGNDIPVIDSFTIACEDSTSELKTFSFRMSDNNGIHSAVLYYSGLNAYIYQTHPFSYTIENDTWTTKVPMNITEYTGFRYYLRVTDALGASVRYPETGFLTTDACEVKEFIPEPVDSNVVDSIPKDSLPRDTSTNPSDSSTVTIDSLTPSPRDSIVYSLIADTAEIYDKDLDGRADYVRVHFKEARRNNMSGVDSIFWNSNRGEWRYVPAGMMKQNRSDDKWFEGYINAPYKYGLTKADTVRKPFLAFTTVYSDKIENVMLRDKVGAVPTKATKFPGKMGLKEFMDPNLEIPPDTLVIWMSEPIKNVGNERGWENLFRYSKSCEDTASLPLSLKGNPIIRENGQQWTVLLDGYLVKEGFCLLTAPEASYEDLAGNSLGRGGIKIDGKDGKLYLGELRPLQAVSGIGETPQWIPPDGYGWELLPDSISAISVKSSMPYTAEVYIFSAIATYVTHFEQKFGYNGEMEQSIRGNSGDLFRQGYLHWNNRSEKGRKVGTGVYIWKIFFKFEDGHKETRIVKTGVWRGSRK